The Henckelia pumila isolate YLH828 chromosome 2, ASM3356847v2, whole genome shotgun sequence genome includes a window with the following:
- the LOC140878164 gene encoding LOB domain-containing protein 4-like — protein sequence MAHQNCAACTYRRKRCGPDCVFAPYFPAEKAEEFEKVNWLFGGQNTMNMLNSVTEEERSRTAETLVIEASIRRENPVHGPLETEKMLREQIEMLQKEMEIVQRLLHLHKSTGDGKDIG from the coding sequence ATGGCTCATCAAAACTGTGCAGCATGCACCTATCGACGGAAGAGGTGCGGCCCGGATTGTGTGTTTGCGCCATATTTTCCGGCTGAAAAGGCTGAAGAGTTCGAAAAAGTAAACTGGCTGTTCGGAGGTCAAAACACGATGAACATGCTAAATTCTGTTACGGAAGAGGAGAGGAGCAGGACTGCAGAGACCTTGGTGATCGAGGCCAGTATCAGGCGAGAAAACCCGGTCCACGGTCCACTTGAAACGGAGAAAATGCTCCGGGAACAAATTGAGATGCTTCAAAAGGAGATGGAAATAGTTCAGAGACTTCTTCATCTCCACAAATCCACGGGGGATGGAAAAGATATTGGTTGA